Sequence from the Dehalococcoidia bacterium genome:
TGGACATAATCGAGAGTTCTGTCAAGTACTTTTAATGTACGCCCAGAATGACTGCTACAACTATGGACAGACCTTCGGGTTAATAACCCGAATATGGGAACATATGTACACTCTTCGGGCTACAAGTTATAGATCCTTTCTACGCTTGTACGTGAAGAATAAGTTGATATAAGCTGCTATTACCAGTAGCAATAGAAAAAAGGTAGTCATGAATAATCCAATTAATTCATAGGTTCTTCTAGCTACCCAAATCAGGGTATTTTCTTGCTTCCCATGCTTCTCGCTTAGCACCATATTGATCTAAATCATCTTTGAATACTTGACTCTCAGCAGCTTGTTCTGCTGACCTTCTATTCAACACGCTAATACCAGATCCACTATCGATACTTTTTCTGCCACCTGTGCTTCCACCATAATTCTGTGCATGATGATTAGCTCTCCTTGCTTTAGCTAGGTGCTTTCTGACCAATGCAGACTTCCTATTTCTCAGGCCCATATTCGGCTCCAAATAATAATAGTTTTTCAGGCCATTCTTCCTTTGGTATGTACTTCACCATTAGATAAAAGTGAAAGTTGTGAACCAAAGTGAACATGACTATCACGAGTGTCGGGTTTAAAGATTTATTCGACTCGTGAAGTAGCGCATTACATAAGGCAAACCCCTCAAGCAATTGACGCTCCATGACTGCACAAGTCAGAAGCTTCGCCCGATCTTTGCCTGTTTTGTCATTCAATACGCTTGCTTGAACATTCAACTAACATTATCCTAGGCAGAATGAAAGCTAATTAAGTGAAGACTCGTTTTGATCTCGTGCCTTGGGCTTCTGTTACAGACATCGCTGACGTTCTCAGCTATGGGAGCGCAAAGTATTCAGCGAATAATTGGTGTAGAGGAACCGAGTGGGGAAGATATTTCGCAGCCTTATGTAGACATATATTCGCTTGGTGGAGAGGAGAAGATAACGACAAAGAAACTGGATACTCGCATCTCGCACATGCTGGATGCTGCCTGCTCTTTTTAATGGAATACCAGCGCAATAGCTGGGGAACTGATGATCGTTTTACT
This genomic interval carries:
- a CDS encoding DUF5664 domain-containing protein; the protein is MKTRFDLVPWASVTDIADVLSYGSAKYSANNWCRGTEWGRYFAALCRHIFAWWRGEDNDKETGYSHLAHAGCCLLFLMEYQRNSWGTDDRFTGPDGQAFTKGDGLKSDSFEFDHELYKEVLKCHPLDDSQSLKFSTDWKSSEVDPINLGLD